The nucleotide window ACCACCGTGCGGTGGAACTGCTGTCCGAGCATGCGGACTACGTTTTCCGCGAAGGTGCCGCCGACGACTACATGAGCCGATACCGGCAACTCGGCCAGTACATCCCCGAGGGATCGAAATCGGGAGCTGCGGCCGCCGCCGTCTACGTCACCCATCGCGTCCTGCCCCTGGACCACGTCCACTTCGGCATCATGCCCCGGCAGACCGTGTTGGCCGCGGAGGCGTTCCTGGCCCGGGCGGAGCGCTTCACCCGGGAGATGGCCCCCCGCCTTGCCGCCGGCGTACCGTTTCCGCCCGACAGCAATCTGGTCTGCCTGGCGCTGAATCCGGCCGGCAACCGGGACATCCGCCAGGCCAACGCCTTCGTCCGCCAGCTCCACGACCGGCTGCGCTGCGACCCCTCGCAGCCACTGCAGGTCAAGCAGTTCTTCGCTTCCATCACCACCCTGCAGCGCGCCATGGTGGGGGAGCCGGAGATGCATCGGATCCTGGGGCAACTGGGCATCGATCCGGCCTCCATGCACGGTGGCAGCGATGCCGACCGGCTGGTGATACTGCGGCACACCCTGATGAATCCCTACCTGATCGATCAGGAGAACGGGATCAGCTACATCGATCTGTACTTCGACTACCTGAGCTCGCACCTGGGGAACGCATTGGACCGGTAGGGCGGCAGTACGTGCCCGATCCGGCCGCCGTCGGCCGGCGGGATGCGCGTCACGCCACCGGCGCCCGGCAGTGGCGGTCTATGAAATCCTGATGCCGGGGCATGGCCGCCACGCTGTCCGCGATCGATCGCTGCACGCGCGCGACATGTTCGACCAGGGCCTGTTCGGGCATGTCGTCGACGATGGGATGGTAGCCGGCCGGGACGATGCCCTGCCCCAGCATCACCTGCACCCAGCTCGGCAGTGCGAAGAACTCGTCGCCGGTGCGGAAATACCGCCCCCCGTTGCGGAACATGTCGATCTTCCGCTGCAGGGTGTCGGGGATCGACATGGTCCGGCAGTAGTCCCAGAACGCGCTGTCGTTCCGCCGGGTGGCGCAGTAGTGCAGGATCAGGAAGTCGCGCGTGCTTTCGTATTCGAACGCGGATTCCTCGTTGAACTGCCGCTCGAGCAAGGGGTCGAAACCACGGTCGGGGAACAGGCCCAGCAGCCGCTGGATGCCGGATTGGACCAGGTAGATGCTGGTCGATTCCAGCGGCTCCATGAAACCGCTGGCCAGGCCCAGGGCGACGACGTTCCTGTTCCACAGCTTCCTGCGCATGCCGGTGGTGAAGCGCAGCGGGCGCGGATCGGCGAGCGCACGTCCGTCGAGGTTGGCCAGCAGCGTGGCGGCGGCTTCGTCATCGCTGATGTGCTCGCTGGAGTACACGTAGCCGTTGCCGATCCGGCTCTGCAGGGGAATGCGCCATTGCCATCCCGCTGCGCGGGCGGTGGAGCGGGTGTACGGTGTCGGCGGGCCGGCCGTGGCGCACGGCACCGCCATGGCCCGGTTGCAGGGCAACCAGTGCGTCCAGTCGATGTAACCGGTCTGCAGCGTCTGTTCGATCAACAGGCCACGGAAACCGGAGCAGTCGATGAACAGGTCGCCGGCGACCTGTTCCCCGCTCTCCAGCACCACGGCTTCGATGAAGCCGTCTTCGCCGCGCTGCAGGGCATGGGTGATCTTGCCTTCGATGCGCTGCACGCCCCGCCGCTCGGCCAGCTCGCGCAGGTAGCCCGCGTACAGCCCCGCGTCGAAGTGATAGGCATAGGCGATGTCCGCCAGCGGCGAATCCGGCGGGACATTGCCCGGGCTGGACATGAACTTCCCCAGCGGCGCGGCCAGGGTGGGCAGCGAGTACTCGCCGATGGGCCGTGCGCGGCCGGCGTGGAAGAGCTTGAGCCAGAACTGGTGGAAAGGCAGCGGCCCGATGCCCTGGCCGATCCTGCCGAAGCCGTGGACGTAGGAATCGCCGATCTGGCCCCAGTCGTTGAACTGGATGCCGAGCTTGAAGGTGCCCTGGGTGCGGGCGACGAAATCGAACTCGTCGATGCCCAGCAGGCCGGCGTTGAACTGCTTCATGTAGGGGACGCTGGCCTCGCCCACGCCGACGATCCCGATCTCCTCGGATTCGACCAGGCGGATCGATGCCTGCCTGCCCAGGTAGGTGGCCAGCGCGGTCGCCGCCATCCAGCCCGCGCTGCCGCCGCCCACGACGACGATGGATCCGATGGGGTTGCCGGTAGCAGTCATGGTCGATCCTGTTCTTCGTGGCCGGGGTTGGCCCTGCGTCGTGACGACGTTGTCCCGCCAGGCGCGGGGCGGTCACGACAACAGCTGGTTGACCTCTTGCACGGTCGGCATGGCGGCGAACGCGCCCTTGCGCGTGACCGCCAATGCACCGACGGCGGCAGCGAAGCGCAGGGCAGCGGCGACATCGTCCTGGCGGGAAACGAAAGCGGCGATGCCTTCGCCAAGCCTGTCGTGCTGCGTCAGATGGAAGAGCAGCCCGCCGACGAACGCATCGCCGGCCGCGGTGGTATCCAGCGGGGTGACCCGGAACGTCTCCACCGTCCCGCTGGCCGCACGCGTATGCCAGGCGATGGGCCCGGCGCCGTCCGTCACGACCAGGAGTTGCGCCCGATGCTGCCAGAGGCGCTGCAGGACCGCTGCCTCGGTTCCCAGTGGTCGCGCCAGGTACTCCAGTTCCTCCCGCGACAGCTTCACCAGATCGGCCTCGGCCAGCGCCTGCCACAGCCGCGGCGTGGGGTCTTCGCCTTGCGGCCACAGGGCCGGGCGCAGGTTCATGTCGATGCTGACCGTGGCGCCGCCGGCGCGCGCGCGCCGCATGCCTTCGTAGGTGGCATCGGCGATGTCGGCACCGGTCAGGC belongs to Pseudoxanthomonas sp. F37 and includes:
- a CDS encoding tryptophan halogenase family protein, with amino-acid sequence MTATGNPIGSIVVVGGGSAGWMAATALATYLGRQASIRLVESEEIGIVGVGEASVPYMKQFNAGLLGIDEFDFVARTQGTFKLGIQFNDWGQIGDSYVHGFGRIGQGIGPLPFHQFWLKLFHAGRARPIGEYSLPTLAAPLGKFMSSPGNVPPDSPLADIAYAYHFDAGLYAGYLRELAERRGVQRIEGKITHALQRGEDGFIEAVVLESGEQVAGDLFIDCSGFRGLLIEQTLQTGYIDWTHWLPCNRAMAVPCATAGPPTPYTRSTARAAGWQWRIPLQSRIGNGYVYSSEHISDDEAAATLLANLDGRALADPRPLRFTTGMRRKLWNRNVVALGLASGFMEPLESTSIYLVQSGIQRLLGLFPDRGFDPLLERQFNEESAFEYESTRDFLILHYCATRRNDSAFWDYCRTMSIPDTLQRKIDMFRNGGRYFRTGDEFFALPSWVQVMLGQGIVPAGYHPIVDDMPEQALVEHVARVQRSIADSVAAMPRHQDFIDRHCRAPVA
- a CDS encoding carbohydrate kinase, whose amino-acid sequence is MSAPARKIVCFGEALIDMLAQPPASPEAPRNFLQYAGGAPANVAVAAARLGAQVHFAGMLGEDMFGDFLFDSLASVGVSTDCIVRTGEAKTALAFVALDEHGERSFSFYRPPAADLLFRAAHFKPACFEGTGVFHVCSNSLTGADIADATYEGMRRARAGGATVSIDMNLRPALWPQGEDPTPRLWQALAEADLVKLSREELEYLARPLGTEAAVLQRLWQHRAQLLVVTDGAGPIAWHTRAASGTVETFRVTPLDTTAAGDAFVGGLLFHLTQHDRLGEGIAAFVSRQDDVAAALRFAAAVGALAVTRKGAFAAMPTVQEVNQLLS